A segment of the Candidatus Pelagisphaera phototrophica genome:
CCACGACTCGCAATTGATCAAGAAGGTCAACACGTATCTGCCGAATCACGACATCGACGGACTTGACATTAGGATACTCGCACCCGTAGAGGCCACCCGATTCTCGATGGAGCGGATCAAAGCGGGTCAAGACACCATTTCCGTAACTGGAAATGTCCTACGCGACTATTTGACCGATCTCTTCCCTATTCTCGAGCTGGGTACCAGTGCAAAGATGCTATCGATCGTTCCTTTGATGAATGGAGGGGGCCTCTTCGAAACCGGTGCTGGTGGCTCCGCTCCCAAGCACGTTCAACAATTTGAATCTGAGGGTCACTTACGCTGGGACTCTCTTGGAGAATTTCTCGCTTTGGCAGTCTCGCTGGAGCACTTGGCAAACACTTTTGGCAACGCCCAGGCCCAGATTCTCGCTGAAACCCTCGACGAGGCAACTGCCGCATTCCTCCAAAACAACAAATCGCCCTCGAGGAAGGTCAACGAGCTCGACAACCGTGGCAGCCACTTTTACCTCGCTCTCTACTGGGCCCGGGCCCTCGCCGCCCAGGATAAGGACGCGGACCTCAAGACACAATTCGCAGTACTCGCCCAACAACTAGCTGACAACGAGGCGACCATCATCAGCGAGCTCAATGCGGCTCAAGCATCTGCTGTCGACATCGGAGGCTACTATGCTCCAGACGAAGCGAAAGCAAACGCCGCCATGCGTCCTAGCCAAACGCTCAACGCCGCAATCGCTTCGGTGGATTAACCCCTTAAAGGTAGGGAAGACCGACTCTTTCCTCCAAAAAACCAGGACCACAGCAAAAAGTGACGGGCTTTCAAAAAAACCGTCACCTACGGTAGCTCGAAAATTTCGATCAGGACAATTCCAGAAGTGTAGTTGAAATCGTTTACAATAACGGTATACAGGCCCGGCTGGAGTTCACGCACCATAGCGGCGTCCTTGCTTTCTTCATCCAGCTGTGAGGCGCCTACTTGGGTAAAGGCCTCGCGCATTTTGAAAGTGAATTCACTCTCCCAGTCATCGTTGGCCGCCACCGGACCCGAACTATCGTAGAGAACCATATATGGATCCGGCATGGGGTCTGAGACTTGTCGCTTAGTCAATTCAGGTCCGAGAGCCCGTATCAAAACTCGCTTCGGATCCTCCCCGGTAATTACGAATCCTCCGATGGCTACTTGGTCCCCAGCGGCCGCTTTCACACGAGTCGAAATGTTTACGAGGCGAGTTTCGATGCTTTCACTGGAAGCATCAAAGACTTCAACCAGTCCAATACCCGTACCTCCATCTTGTCCTGAAAGGTGAGCCGTATATAGTCCGGGATCAAGTGTCACAAGAATCGCCGATTCATTGGGCTCCGCTAAAGGGGCAGCTCCCACTGCCAGGCTAACCTGCTCAATCTCTTCCCCGTTATCCTCCTGTTTCCAATCATCTACTCGAGCGACTTCCTGGCCCTCTATATCGTAAATCGCCAGACGTGGATCTTCGAGAACTCCCGAAAGCCCCCTTTGCTCAAGTGACTTACCTAATCCCCGAATCAGAACTCTTCGTGGACTCGACCCAGAAATAATGAAGCCGGCAATCATGATCTCGCTTTGAACCCCGACATATCCACGTGTCGCAATATTGATAAGCGCCTCGCGAATCATTCGAACTCGTACGGGCCCTGCCAATACAGATCCGTTTTCATTGGTGACAATCACCGAATAATCGCCTTCATCTTGAGAGCCAATCGAACCAATCTCGACCGATGCCTCAACGGCTCCTAATAATACCACTTCGTCCTTGAGCCACTGATACGTTACACCTGTCTGATCAAAAACATCAACTTTCAGGGTCAACAAACTTCCCTCGATCCCCTTCATTTCGATGGGGAGAGGCATTATCACAGGGGAGCCGGGCAGGGGAGCGACCTCTAGTACATAAAGATAGGATCCTGTTCCTTCCGCATTAGTCGCCTCTATCAACACCTCAAATCGGCCTGACTGGGAGGGTGTTCCGGAAATGGCTCCCGTATTGGGATCGATTGCCAGCCCCGCGGGCAATCCTTCCGCCGCAAACGAAATTGCGTTCCGATTCGCATGGATTTGGAAGCTTACAAATTCCCCCGCCACAAATCCTGGATCTTCCGGTTCGGCAATAACCGGAGTTACCCAGCTGGCATCCTCCTCTACGAGAATATTTAGGCGCGCCAGTCCATAACTACGGTCTCTTCGAAAGTCATTCCCATCGACTGCTACCCAGTACGAGCCTCCTGCGACAACATCCAGAGCCAGCCGACTTGACAATGCTCCTCCACTGTCATCGTTCGCGCCCAGGAGAGACAAGCTCGCCAAGGACTCTCCTTCGTAAACAGCGAGAATCGTATCGAAATCACTACCAAAGGTAGTCAGCTCCGCCTGCCCCGAGCGGGTGGAAGTCCACTTCCACCACAGTGACTGGCCAACCGCATCGCCGCCATGCGACGGCTCGCCAATTTCCTTTGTCGCCTGATTCGTAAATGAAATGTCGTCCAAAGTATCGGTATAGGCAGTACGGGCATCTTCTCTGTCATCATGCTCCGCCATCGCCACCGTTAGAGCGATTTGCCCATAGCTTCCATTCCAACCGTCGACCGCTATTTTGTACTCCGATCCTTCCTGTGCGTAAAAATTCAGTACACTTGTCCAGACGCCGGTCCTATCATCGTCATCGTTTGAGCTGACAAGCTGTAAGTCCTCTAGAGAGTCTCCCGTGTAGACGGCGAGAATCGTATCAAAACTGTTACTGGCTGACGTCGACACGGTGACATTACCGCTCAGCGGCGCCGTCCACTTCCACCAAACAGACTTTGAGCCAAAAGCGTTTTGGATATGCTCCGGTTCACCAGACTCTCTCGAAGCCGCGATATTCTCACTTGTCGTCCTAAAGTTGATCCCTCCAATTTCCAAGGCGCTACTAAAGTCGTCGTTGATCA
Coding sequences within it:
- a CDS encoding S8 family serine peptidase, which produces MSKLRYKGLWALWLVLLVPAIVWAGEKDGLDPYGRRIVAGEFLVKMRGDLILPQSAGGKLSVLSSTHKVAGTKLKQTYSTFPNLALVALDEDGSLESAIAAYKKSGLVERVSYNYIRTASVLPNDPLLGDGKQWGIDNAGQLGGIAESDVSAKEAWEIANDASEVLVAVLDSGIRYTHEDLAANMWVNSGEIAGNGLDDDNNGYVDDVHGINTVGVNGERTPETEGDPMDDLGHGTHVAGIVGAVGNNGVGITGVAWNVKLMGLKFLDSQGEGSDADAIECINYAREQGAHIINSSWGGLDFNPLLGDAIEEANEADIYFVAAAGNESSNNDDQPNYPSSYAYPNVVSVTATDKRDGFATFANYGETEVELAAPGVGIHSTYFSSDTSYRALSGTSMATPFVSGAIALLLTQFPEEPMASILNRLYSSTDTLESLARRCRVGGRLNLARALQPETPAPLNDDFEDAFSVSTSYFILSGSNVIGSSEASEPLHDVNATGKSIWWNWTAVEGGFTEISTEGSDFNTVIVIYKGDSLDALKLVAKNRDESPNNNGAFVGFEASAGVSYRIAVDGLEGDSGNVSLSLGQSVINDDFSSALEIGGINFRTTSENIAASRESGEPEHIQNAFGSKSVWWKWTAPLSGNVTVSTSASNSFDTILAVYTGDSLEDLQLVSSNDDDDRTGVWTSVLNFYAQEGSEYKIAVDGWNGSYGQIALTVAMAEHDDREDARTAYTDTLDDISFTNQATKEIGEPSHGGDAVGQSLWWKWTSTRSGQAELTTFGSDFDTILAVYEGESLASLSLLGANDDSGGALSSRLALDVVAGGSYWVAVDGNDFRRDRSYGLARLNILVEEDASWVTPVIAEPEDPGFVAGEFVSFQIHANRNAISFAAEGLPAGLAIDPNTGAISGTPSQSGRFEVLIEATNAEGTGSYLYVLEVAPLPGSPVIMPLPIEMKGIEGSLLTLKVDVFDQTGVTYQWLKDEVVLLGAVEASVEIGSIGSQDEGDYSVIVTNENGSVLAGPVRVRMIREALINIATRGYVGVQSEIMIAGFIISGSSPRRVLIRGLGKSLEQRGLSGVLEDPRLAIYDIEGQEVARVDDWKQEDNGEEIEQVSLAVGAAPLAEPNESAILVTLDPGLYTAHLSGQDGGTGIGLVEVFDASSESIETRLVNISTRVKAAAGDQVAIGGFVITGEDPKRVLIRALGPELTKRQVSDPMPDPYMVLYDSSGPVAANDDWESEFTFKMREAFTQVGASQLDEESKDAAMVRELQPGLYTVIVNDFNYTSGIVLIEIFELP